A single region of the Salipaludibacillus sp. LMS25 genome encodes:
- a CDS encoding iron ABC transporter permease has product MNIILLNSKGIIKLVIVTITLILLMGMSIILGYTNTSIMLTFEAFTSFDGSNEHLIIQTVRLPRALIAACVGASLSIAGVYMQTLTKNPLASPGIFGINAGASFAVVFVLSFFNVSSLNVFTWVAFLGAAVAALAVYFVGGVGRQGLTPMKITLAGAAVTALFSSLTQGILVTNEAALDEVLFWLSGSIQGRNLDILATVFPYLLIGWLLALIMTPMMNVLAMGDDVAKGLGLKVGLLKLTVGVIVILLAGGSVAVAGPIGFIGIVIPHIARSLIGTDHRWLVPFAGLLGGVLLLGADIGARYIVMPQEVPVGVMTAFIGTPFFIYIARKGFNKG; this is encoded by the coding sequence ATGAACATAATCTTATTGAATTCAAAAGGGATAATAAAGTTAGTTATCGTGACAATCACTCTCATCCTGTTAATGGGGATGAGTATTATTTTGGGATACACGAATACATCGATCATGTTAACATTTGAAGCTTTTACCTCCTTCGATGGCAGCAATGAGCATTTAATCATTCAAACAGTTCGGTTACCAAGAGCATTAATTGCAGCATGTGTAGGTGCTTCTCTTTCAATAGCAGGTGTGTATATGCAAACCTTGACTAAGAATCCTCTGGCATCACCTGGGATATTCGGGATAAATGCTGGGGCGAGTTTTGCAGTGGTTTTTGTCCTTTCTTTCTTTAATGTTTCAAGTCTTAACGTTTTTACATGGGTAGCATTTTTAGGTGCTGCAGTTGCTGCTCTAGCCGTCTACTTTGTTGGAGGTGTGGGTAGACAAGGGTTAACACCGATGAAAATAACACTTGCAGGAGCAGCAGTAACAGCTTTATTTTCCTCTTTAACACAGGGGATTTTGGTGACAAATGAAGCAGCGCTTGATGAGGTCTTGTTTTGGTTATCTGGATCTATCCAAGGAAGGAACCTGGACATTTTAGCGACCGTTTTCCCTTACTTATTAATTGGGTGGTTGCTAGCTCTTATAATGACCCCCATGATGAATGTATTGGCCATGGGAGATGATGTGGCTAAAGGACTAGGGTTAAAAGTTGGGCTATTAAAGCTAACGGTAGGAGTAATTGTCATTTTACTTGCTGGAGGCTCTGTTGCGGTTGCAGGACCGATTGGTTTTATTGGTATTGTCATTCCTCATATTGCCCGAAGTTTGATTGGTACTGATCATCGATGGTTAGTCCCATTTGCAGGTCTTTTGGGAGGCGTTCTTTTATTGGGCGCAGACATAGGGGCTAGATATATTGTGATGCCTCAAGAAGTACCGGTGGGCGTAATGACCGCCTTCATAGGAACACCATTTTTTATTTATATTGCAAGGAAGGGGTTTAATAAAGGATGA
- a CDS encoding ABC transporter substrate-binding protein — protein sequence MKGTLQLLFSILSLFVITACGNTNDTTAEPEAEAEVTSYSVEHAMGSTEIPDTPERVVILTNEGTEALLALGVTPVGAVMSWDHDPWYEHISTDMDGVEVVGDENEVNVEKIAELKPDLIIGNKVRQEDLYNQLNEIAPTVFSEDLAGDWKINFELYAQALNLVDEGQEVMADYDSKVEELKTTLGDKVNQEISIVRFSSRPTRIYYTDSFSGVVFEQLGFKRAEHQEKLFTEDNPMGNFAIEVDKELIPEMDADVLFYFTYADSIAVEEEWTSDPLWENLNVVKEDNAHKVSDITWNAAGGVIAANIMLDEIEEIFTQE from the coding sequence ATGAAAGGGACATTACAATTATTATTCTCTATTTTATCACTTTTTGTGATAACAGCTTGCGGAAATACAAATGATACCACAGCAGAACCAGAAGCAGAAGCTGAGGTTACAAGCTATTCAGTCGAACATGCGATGGGGTCCACTGAAATTCCAGACACGCCAGAACGTGTTGTCATTTTAACAAATGAAGGAACAGAAGCATTACTAGCACTAGGAGTTACACCTGTAGGCGCTGTCATGTCTTGGGATCACGATCCTTGGTACGAACACATTAGTACTGACATGGATGGCGTTGAAGTTGTTGGGGATGAAAATGAAGTAAATGTTGAAAAGATTGCCGAGTTAAAGCCAGATTTAATTATCGGAAATAAAGTGCGACAAGAAGACCTGTATAATCAATTAAATGAAATTGCTCCAACTGTTTTTTCTGAGGACCTTGCCGGTGATTGGAAAATTAACTTCGAATTATATGCCCAAGCCTTAAATTTAGTTGACGAAGGTCAGGAAGTTATGGCGGATTATGATAGCAAAGTAGAAGAATTAAAAACAACTCTTGGAGATAAAGTTAACCAAGAAATTTCGATTGTTCGCTTTAGCTCTCGTCCTACTCGTATTTACTACACAGATTCTTTTTCAGGCGTTGTATTTGAACAACTTGGCTTCAAGCGTGCAGAGCACCAAGAGAAATTGTTTACTGAAGACAACCCAATGGGAAATTTCGCTATTGAAGTCGATAAAGAATTAATTCCTGAAATGGATGCGGATGTCCTATTTTACTTTACATATGCCGATTCAATCGCGGTTGAGGAAGAATGGACAAGTGACCCCCTATGGGAAAATCTAAATGTTGTTAAGGAAGACAATGCTCATAAAGTGAGTGATATCACTTGGAACGCAGCTGGTGGGGTCATCGCTGCTAATATCATGTTAGATGAAATTGAAGAGATTTTTACTCAGGAATGA
- a CDS encoding YesL family protein yields the protein MGRLIFQIADLIYRFVSLNILWLVFTLAGLGIFGVMPSTVALFSIVREWVRGEKEISLFTKYYAFFKAEFVRSNILGVFFLAVFYVIYVNFSFVSYFYAASIELFIYIVIFFFALIAFMTFINLFSVMAHYEYKTWHYLKASAGLVFLHPAKTILQLVWIVAYVIIAINFPKVFVVIGVSVFAYILMSLNYSTFKRLGST from the coding sequence ATGGGAAGACTCATATTTCAAATTGCTGACCTTATCTACCGGTTTGTTTCACTAAATATTCTCTGGTTAGTCTTTACGCTGGCTGGACTTGGTATTTTCGGTGTGATGCCGTCAACAGTAGCACTTTTTTCAATAGTAAGAGAGTGGGTTCGCGGCGAGAAAGAAATCTCTCTTTTTACAAAGTACTATGCTTTCTTTAAAGCAGAGTTCGTCCGATCCAACATCCTCGGAGTATTTTTTCTCGCTGTATTTTACGTCATCTACGTAAACTTTTCATTTGTTTCTTATTTTTATGCAGCATCGATTGAACTATTTATTTATATAGTGATCTTCTTTTTTGCATTAATCGCATTCATGACGTTCATCAATTTATTTTCTGTTATGGCTCATTATGAATATAAGACATGGCATTATCTGAAGGCTTCTGCTGGCTTAGTATTTTTACATCCGGCAAAAACTATTTTGCAGCTTGTCTGGATCGTGGCTTACGTCATTATTGCCATTAATTTTCCGAAAGTTTTTGTCGTTATAGGAGTCAGTGTGTTTGCTTATATTTTAATGAGTTTAAACTACTCGACTTTTAAAAGACTAGGCTCAACGTAA
- a CDS encoding carbohydrate ABC transporter permease encodes MAKKEVGASKLSPKKILVYLFLTLGSITSLFPFYYMLVMATRQNREINQVPPPFTPGSDLVGNFQKVLDNIDFFGAIWNTFFVASSVTIGTLFLCSLAGYTFSKLEFKGKTFLFTMILVTMMVPPQLGLIPQYYIITTLGWLNDFRAIIIPGLINAFGIFWMRQYMKESVPYEIIESAKIDGCSNFRIYWNIVVPMSLPAFATLGIIVFMHVWNDFLWPLVVLRDPSVHTIQVALRALNDARLMDYGMIMSGTFWATVPLIVVFLLFNRLFIESLSEGAVKS; translated from the coding sequence ATGGCAAAAAAAGAGGTCGGGGCATCAAAATTGTCGCCTAAAAAAATATTAGTGTACCTATTTTTAACCCTAGGATCTATAACGTCTCTATTTCCTTTTTATTATATGCTGGTTATGGCTACAAGGCAAAATAGAGAAATAAACCAAGTGCCACCACCATTTACACCTGGGAGTGACTTAGTAGGTAACTTCCAAAAGGTGCTGGATAATATCGATTTCTTTGGCGCGATATGGAATACCTTTTTTGTTGCATCCAGTGTAACCATCGGGACGTTATTCCTGTGTTCGTTGGCTGGATATACATTTTCTAAATTAGAATTTAAAGGAAAAACGTTTTTATTTACGATGATCTTAGTTACGATGATGGTACCGCCACAGCTCGGGTTAATTCCGCAATACTATATTATTACGACATTAGGCTGGTTAAATGATTTTAGAGCGATCATTATACCTGGTTTAATCAATGCTTTCGGTATTTTCTGGATGAGACAGTATATGAAGGAAAGTGTTCCTTACGAGATTATTGAATCGGCAAAAATTGATGGATGCTCAAATTTCCGTATTTACTGGAATATCGTAGTTCCAATGTCGTTGCCGGCATTTGCAACTTTAGGGATTATCGTGTTTATGCATGTGTGGAATGATTTCCTATGGCCGCTCGTAGTTCTGCGTGATCCATCAGTGCATACGATTCAAGTTGCCTTGCGAGCTCTTAACGATGCCCGATTAATGGATTATGGCATGATCATGTCAGGTACATTTTGGGCCACTGTTCCCTTAATCGTTGTGTTTTTACTATTTAACCGATTATTTATTGAAAGCTTATCAGAAGGGGCTGTAAAGAGTTAA
- a CDS encoding carbohydrate ABC transporter permease yields MTAKMKKQRMSDQKRTALSAYLFISPFYILFAIFGLFPMIFSFYLSFFRWDGLTPMEYVGFSNFEFIFSDPAFFSSIKNTFLIGIMGTLPQIIAALFLAFALNSQLIRFRNSFRTLVFLPYITSIVAVAIIFGVIFNNQPFGFANYILSFLDIGPIRWNAEYWPVKMAIATMVFWRWVGYNTIIFLAGMQSIPKDLYEAAKIDGATILQQIRHITIPMLKPVIMFVVFTATIGSLQLFTEPLIFLGRGLREEGITMVAYLWRDAFVYNSFGSASAAAIVLFFIIIALTTINFLITSRIGKSKKVG; encoded by the coding sequence GTGACTGCTAAAATGAAAAAACAAAGAATGTCAGATCAAAAAAGAACAGCGTTATCCGCCTACTTATTTATATCGCCATTCTATATTTTGTTTGCTATCTTTGGGTTATTTCCAATGATTTTTAGTTTTTATTTATCTTTCTTTCGTTGGGATGGACTCACTCCTATGGAGTATGTAGGGTTTAGCAATTTTGAATTTATTTTCTCCGATCCGGCTTTTTTTTCGTCAATAAAAAATACATTCTTAATAGGAATAATGGGAACTCTGCCGCAAATCATAGCTGCTTTATTCCTGGCATTTGCATTAAATTCACAGCTCATACGTTTTCGTAATTCATTTCGAACACTGGTGTTCTTACCGTATATTACATCGATTGTTGCAGTAGCGATTATTTTCGGTGTTATCTTTAATAATCAGCCATTTGGATTTGCAAATTATATTTTAAGTTTCCTTGATATAGGACCAATTCGATGGAATGCGGAATATTGGCCGGTCAAAATGGCGATTGCAACGATGGTGTTTTGGCGCTGGGTAGGTTACAATACGATTATTTTTCTGGCAGGCATGCAAAGTATTCCAAAGGATCTTTATGAAGCGGCAAAAATTGATGGGGCGACCATCCTTCAACAAATACGCCATATTACGATACCGATGTTAAAACCGGTTATTATGTTCGTTGTCTTTACGGCGACGATCGGAAGCTTGCAGTTATTCACAGAGCCTTTAATCTTCTTAGGAAGAGGGTTACGTGAAGAAGGTATTACAATGGTAGCTTACTTATGGAGAGATGCTTTTGTCTATAATTCATTTGGATCAGCCTCTGCGGCGGCAATCGTTTTATTCTTCATTATCATTGCATTAACCACCATTAACTTCTTAATTACGAGCCGTATTGGCAAATCTAAGAAAGTTGGTTAG
- a CDS encoding ABC transporter substrate-binding protein: protein MLKFGKIGLFSLLSIFVLGACGAGNDGNNDVNEDGDTNEGDVTTEQIGSEDAEVELVFWEFGNTGYDVLIEEYVEENPHVTINLQNSDMNDLHDNLFTSISAGSGAPDISMVEEAQIGRYLNAQESFINLYDHGADDVEGEFLDWVWRGGQSGDGDFQFGLPTDIGPTVMFYRTDVFEEAGFDSSPEDVSELVATWDDFRDVAEKISEDTGKLMTDSGELVYNARRDQATQQYFNTDGELIVDEHDQIRTAFDYTADLLNDELVGDIPLWTPEWFSGMAGGEYATMLAPAWMQGVIKDNEPEEGVWSITTLPEGAGNWGGSYLTVPAETEHAEEAYAFIEWLTAPEQQLKAFLGYGLFPSAPAVYEMPEFLEYEDEYFGGIATAQVFSEAAQAVEPVFKGRHYYPVDDEFKQAIDDVSGGVDPDEAWEEALDRIERILAR, encoded by the coding sequence ATGTTAAAATTCGGTAAAATAGGTCTATTCTCATTATTATCTATCTTTGTTTTGGGGGCTTGTGGCGCTGGAAATGACGGTAATAATGATGTAAATGAAGATGGTGATACGAACGAAGGGGACGTCACAACAGAACAAATTGGCAGTGAAGATGCGGAAGTAGAACTGGTATTTTGGGAATTTGGGAATACAGGATATGATGTTTTAATTGAAGAGTATGTGGAAGAAAATCCGCACGTAACCATCAACCTTCAAAATAGTGACATGAACGATCTGCATGATAATTTGTTTACATCTATTTCAGCGGGTTCCGGTGCTCCTGACATTTCAATGGTAGAAGAAGCGCAAATTGGAAGATATTTAAATGCACAAGAGTCATTTATTAATCTCTATGACCACGGCGCTGACGATGTTGAAGGAGAGTTCCTTGATTGGGTATGGCGTGGGGGACAGAGTGGCGACGGTGATTTCCAGTTTGGCTTACCAACAGACATCGGTCCTACGGTAATGTTCTATCGTACAGATGTATTTGAAGAAGCAGGATTTGACTCTTCTCCGGAAGATGTTTCCGAATTAGTAGCCACTTGGGATGATTTCCGTGATGTAGCAGAAAAAATCAGTGAGGATACTGGCAAACTAATGACGGATAGCGGTGAGCTTGTCTACAATGCGCGCCGTGATCAGGCAACACAACAATATTTTAATACTGATGGTGAATTAATTGTTGATGAACATGATCAAATTAGAACGGCTTTTGATTATACAGCAGATTTGTTAAATGATGAGTTAGTTGGTGACATACCATTATGGACGCCAGAATGGTTCAGTGGCATGGCCGGCGGTGAGTATGCAACAATGCTGGCACCGGCTTGGATGCAAGGTGTTATTAAGGATAATGAACCGGAAGAAGGAGTTTGGTCAATTACGACATTGCCTGAAGGTGCAGGTAACTGGGGCGGTTCGTACTTAACGGTCCCTGCTGAAACAGAGCATGCGGAAGAAGCATACGCGTTTATCGAGTGGTTAACAGCACCTGAACAGCAATTAAAAGCGTTCCTTGGCTACGGTTTGTTCCCATCCGCACCAGCCGTCTATGAGATGCCTGAATTTTTAGAGTACGAAGATGAGTACTTTGGAGGAATTGCAACAGCACAAGTGTTCAGTGAAGCAGCGCAAGCCGTTGAGCCTGTATTCAAAGGTAGACATTACTACCCGGTAGATGATGAGTTTAAACAAGCAATCGATGATGTTTCAGGTGGCGTTGACCCAGATGAAGCCTGGGAAGAAGCACTGGATAGAATCGAAAGAATTTTAGCAAGATAG
- a CDS encoding family 1 glycosylhydrolase: MAIIQFPNELKRGDATAYYQIKGSDHKTGKGLLIWPILSKKLGEVVDDNNGDGLCDTHHRYEEAIQRMKEHGVYVYYYSVGWQKIFPNETGEV; the protein is encoded by the coding sequence TTGGCAATTATACAATTTCCAAATGAGCTGAAGCGGGGAGATGCAACAGCTTACTACCAAATAAAAGGTTCAGATCATAAGACTGGCAAGGGTCTGTTGATCTGGCCCATCTTATCTAAAAAACTAGGGGAAGTAGTGGACGATAATAATGGTGATGGCTTATGTGATACCCATCATCGTTATGAAGAAGCGATCCAACGGATGAAAGAACATGGCGTATATGTCTATTATTATTCAGTTGGGTGGCAGAAAATTTTCCCGAATGAGACCGGCGAGGTATAA
- a CDS encoding extracellular solute-binding protein, with protein MKKFTLSIMSVAMLVVLSGCFSLDEEEEASATSGGGGDTNASTQGGNEAGEVDPYDFSEHLTISFLETGSPKKYEGNAMYEYIEDKFNITMDVQFVDSGSYEDQLNTLAASGNLPDVMRFGHSDSRIFTDWAERGALYDVKPLLDDYPALRDHIPQWAWEILNPSGHYYGVPEYRLQERNMLAIRQDWLDQLGLDVPETIDEFYEVAYAFAHDDPNQTGMDDTVGFSSVGLFDPNEGNAWRGGAFGLARQWYDMDGELVPYQAQREELREYIAFMKKAYEEGVLDRDFMLHNEWTDPNALLSEGIVGIEYVNPNSTYRKEEVEVKETDPNAELTYFPPPKGPDGERTTPTRDSHFKKILNADMSEEKVRRMLAIYEWNVTEGYEITRHGLEDIHWTKNEDGTIEELDKWEEDEVASIGTDILRAWNPLHRAYWWLGEEFEENLAAYYEMNAKYHWRDDNPGLMSETNLQQGAQLDSEFERIMTEIVVGQRGIEDVDVAVDQWLENGGQQIIDEINEQYAQN; from the coding sequence GTGAAGAAATTTACCCTGTCCATTATGTCTGTTGCCATGTTAGTTGTGTTGTCTGGGTGCTTCAGTCTTGACGAGGAAGAGGAAGCTTCCGCAACAAGTGGCGGAGGCGGTGATACTAACGCTTCTACACAAGGAGGTAACGAAGCCGGCGAGGTAGACCCTTACGATTTCAGCGAACATTTAACAATTAGTTTTTTAGAAACCGGTTCACCGAAGAAGTATGAAGGGAATGCCATGTACGAGTATATTGAAGATAAGTTCAATATAACGATGGATGTGCAGTTTGTTGATTCTGGAAGTTATGAAGATCAGTTGAATACATTAGCTGCCAGTGGAAATCTGCCTGATGTCATGCGTTTTGGCCATAGTGATAGCCGTATTTTTACAGATTGGGCTGAACGAGGGGCTTTGTATGATGTAAAGCCGCTATTGGATGATTACCCTGCTCTTCGTGACCATATCCCTCAGTGGGCCTGGGAGATTCTTAATCCAAGCGGCCATTATTATGGTGTTCCGGAGTATCGCTTGCAGGAAAGGAATATGCTTGCTATCCGTCAGGACTGGCTGGACCAACTAGGGCTGGATGTGCCGGAAACGATTGACGAATTTTATGAAGTTGCCTATGCATTCGCTCATGATGACCCGAACCAGACAGGTATGGATGATACCGTTGGATTTTCTTCCGTTGGACTATTTGATCCTAATGAAGGAAATGCTTGGCGTGGAGGTGCTTTCGGGCTTGCACGTCAATGGTATGATATGGACGGAGAACTGGTTCCCTATCAGGCGCAAAGAGAGGAATTAAGAGAATATATTGCCTTTATGAAAAAAGCTTATGAAGAGGGTGTACTTGATCGTGACTTTATGCTACACAATGAATGGACAGACCCAAATGCTCTATTAAGCGAAGGGATCGTTGGTATTGAATATGTAAATCCGAACAGTACCTATCGCAAGGAAGAAGTAGAGGTGAAAGAAACTGATCCTAATGCTGAACTGACTTACTTCCCACCGCCAAAAGGACCAGATGGGGAGAGGACGACACCGACACGAGATTCTCACTTTAAGAAAATATTAAATGCAGATATGAGTGAAGAAAAAGTTCGTCGGATGTTGGCAATCTATGAATGGAATGTAACGGAAGGCTATGAAATCACTCGTCATGGTCTGGAAGATATTCATTGGACAAAGAATGAGGATGGGACAATTGAGGAGTTAGACAAATGGGAAGAAGACGAGGTCGCTTCAATTGGTACGGATATTTTACGAGCATGGAATCCGCTTCATAGAGCATACTGGTGGTTAGGTGAGGAATTCGAGGAGAACCTCGCAGCATACTACGAAATGAATGCAAAATATCATTGGAGAGATGACAATCCTGGTTTAATGTCTGAGACAAACCTGCAGCAAGGTGCGCAGTTGGATTCAGAGTTTGAAAGAATTATGACGGAGATTGTCGTAGGTCAAAGGGGTATTGAGGATGTAGATGTGGCAGTAGATCAATGGCTTGAAAATGGCGGACAGCAAATTATTGATGAAATAAATGAGCAGTATGCTCAGAATTAA
- a CDS encoding carbohydrate ABC transporter permease produces MAVKRSIRKKLFNEDTLFSIFIYTVLCLITATVMLPILYIYGGSFAAHSEFLTRRFFLIPREWTFDAFTYLFSNERFLNSLWNSIVITGVGTFINISLTTLMAYSLSKRWLPGRAYLNFMVLFTILFAGGMIPTYLIVNSLGLINSYWAIWLTSAISPFYLIVMRGLFSNIPKELEEAGRIDGCGEFRLFWNVALPLAKPALATFTIFYLVGHWNSYFEAVLYLHDHSKMPLQVLLRQMIIQNEETLETVDEIAFSPAVPMAAIVITITPLIVIFPFFQKYFNKGFLLGSVKG; encoded by the coding sequence ATGGCTGTTAAACGGTCTATAAGAAAAAAACTGTTTAATGAAGATACGTTATTTTCTATTTTTATTTATACTGTGCTCTGCTTGATAACAGCTACGGTAATGCTGCCAATCCTCTATATTTATGGTGGGTCTTTTGCTGCCCATTCAGAATTTTTGACAAGGCGTTTTTTCCTCATTCCCCGTGAGTGGACTTTTGATGCTTTCACCTACTTGTTTTCAAACGAGCGTTTTTTGAACAGTCTATGGAATTCAATCGTGATAACTGGTGTGGGGACATTTATTAATATCTCTTTGACAACATTAATGGCTTACAGCTTATCAAAAAGGTGGCTTCCTGGAAGGGCGTATCTTAACTTTATGGTGCTTTTTACGATTTTGTTTGCGGGAGGGATGATTCCTACCTATCTCATTGTTAACAGTCTGGGCTTGATAAACAGTTATTGGGCCATTTGGCTTACATCCGCAATATCGCCTTTTTACCTCATTGTGATGCGTGGCTTGTTTTCAAACATACCTAAAGAGTTGGAAGAAGCAGGGAGAATTGATGGTTGTGGAGAATTCCGTCTGTTCTGGAATGTGGCCCTCCCTCTCGCTAAGCCCGCACTGGCTACCTTTACAATCTTTTATCTTGTTGGTCATTGGAACTCTTATTTTGAAGCAGTTCTATACCTTCATGACCATAGTAAAATGCCGCTTCAAGTTTTGTTACGGCAAATGATCATCCAAAATGAAGAGACACTTGAAACAGTAGATGAGATTGCATTCAGTCCAGCAGTTCCAATGGCTGCTATTGTCATAACCATTACTCCGCTGATTGTTATCTTTCCGTTTTTCCAGAAGTATTTTAACAAAGGATTTTTGCTTGGTTCTGTGAAAGGGTGA
- a CDS encoding sugar ABC transporter permease, with protein sequence MERTVRQAFRKPFTIMTKQSMRAKQRKQTMKLIKRAMPLYLMMLPGILFFLIFKYGPMFGLSIAFMSYDPFAGFRGSEWVGLANFERLFTERIFVDLLWNTLVLSFYDIIFYFPAPIILALLLNEVRVKMFKSTVQTILYTPHFVSWVVIVGITALLFSSQTGVVNQMLMSYGFDRVELMTEPEFFRPVWVLHNIWNGMGWDAIIYLAAISAINPQLYEAARVDGATRFQMMLHITIPSILYLIVIMFILRMAGFMDLSFTHIYLLQNPLNIGVSDVFDTYVYRAGILGGEYSYTSAVGLFKSVVGLVMVICSNYIAKKMGKEGVY encoded by the coding sequence ATGGAAAGAACGGTAAGACAAGCTTTTAGGAAACCATTCACAATTATGACTAAGCAAAGTATGAGAGCTAAACAGAGGAAACAAACGATGAAGTTGATTAAAAGAGCGATGCCTCTTTACTTGATGATGCTGCCTGGAATACTATTTTTTCTCATCTTTAAATACGGGCCTATGTTTGGGCTTTCGATTGCTTTTATGAGCTATGATCCATTCGCCGGTTTCCGTGGGAGTGAGTGGGTAGGTCTGGCTAATTTCGAAAGACTATTTACAGAAAGAATTTTTGTGGACTTATTATGGAATACATTGGTACTGAGTTTTTACGACATAATATTTTATTTTCCTGCGCCCATTATTTTAGCTCTTTTATTAAATGAGGTAAGGGTGAAAATGTTTAAGAGCACTGTTCAGACTATTCTATATACCCCTCACTTTGTTTCCTGGGTAGTAATTGTAGGGATTACGGCACTTCTTTTTTCATCCCAGACAGGGGTTGTCAACCAGATGCTAATGTCGTATGGATTTGACCGTGTCGAATTAATGACGGAACCAGAGTTCTTCAGACCGGTGTGGGTTCTCCATAATATTTGGAACGGGATGGGCTGGGATGCTATTATTTATCTCGCTGCCATATCTGCAATTAATCCGCAGCTTTATGAAGCAGCACGTGTAGATGGGGCGACAAGGTTCCAAATGATGTTGCACATCACAATTCCGTCAATTTTATATTTAATTGTCATTATGTTTATTCTTCGCATGGCAGGGTTTATGGATTTAAGCTTTACACACATATACCTTTTGCAAAATCCACTTAATATTGGTGTGTCAGATGTATTCGACACCTATGTTTATCGGGCGGGAATCTTGGGAGGAGAGTATAGTTATACATCGGCTGTCGGGCTTTTTAAATCCGTTGTGGGGCTTGTAATGGTGATTTGCTCTAACTATATTGCTAAAAAGATGGGTAAAGAGGGGGTTTATTAA
- a CDS encoding GntR family transcriptional regulator — protein MKKEKPSYLYVKDELVKKIENGDFEVGSKLPSEIKMAKYFNVSRETFRSAVKKLEQEGKVVVKRGVGTFVSSPLSTIPSSLENLWSIGSLIRSAGLKEGEHRESITTVPCKKEWSEKLSCEPQSEVIKHERIRTADGEPVVYSINFLPKKVLGAFFNNENFSGSLLNYLKSNCGISIVRADTELSVPLHTDKYCQKLLIHPSTTVVLLKQLHYDEINRPILYSYDYLRNDVFKFWIRRTLTN, from the coding sequence GTGAAAAAAGAGAAGCCTAGTTATTTATATGTAAAAGATGAGTTAGTTAAAAAAATCGAAAACGGTGATTTTGAAGTAGGTTCTAAACTGCCCTCTGAAATTAAGATGGCTAAGTACTTTAACGTCAGCAGAGAAACTTTTCGATCAGCCGTAAAAAAGTTGGAACAAGAAGGGAAAGTAGTGGTAAAGAGGGGAGTAGGAACCTTTGTTTCTTCACCATTAAGTACAATTCCTAGTTCTCTCGAAAATCTATGGAGTATCGGATCGCTTATCCGTTCTGCAGGATTGAAGGAGGGAGAGCACCGAGAGTCTATCACTACCGTTCCTTGTAAAAAGGAATGGTCAGAAAAACTAAGCTGTGAACCCCAGTCTGAAGTGATCAAGCACGAACGAATCAGAACAGCAGACGGGGAACCTGTCGTTTATTCAATTAATTTCTTACCTAAGAAAGTTCTGGGGGCCTTTTTTAACAACGAAAATTTTAGCGGCTCTTTACTTAATTATTTAAAAAGCAACTGTGGCATCTCTATTGTCCGAGCTGACACTGAGCTTTCCGTCCCGTTACACACAGATAAATACTGTCAGAAGTTGCTTATACATCCATCCACAACAGTCGTCCTGTTAAAGCAGCTACATTACGATGAAATTAACAGACCAATTTTGTATTCCTATGATTACTTAAGAAACGACGTTTTCAAATTCTGGATCAGAAGGACGCTCACTAATTGA